Genomic segment of Gloeocapsa sp. PCC 7428:
ACAGCGAATTCAAGCACTATATCGCAATCAATTGGAACATCAACCAAGCCGCATATCTTGCCAAATTTTTGATGAAAAGGTGGCGATTATTTTAGAAGATTCTATTACGCAACCTGAGCAACTTCTTGTCAATACCGGTCAAGAAGAATTAGCCCAAGAAGTTCGTTCCGAGATTGATGAGGCGTTAAAGCCGCAAATTCAATCAATCATAGAAGAAGTCGTTGGAGTGGGTGTTGTCGATTTATTAAGTAATGCAAAACTCGATACAGGTCGTACTGCTACAGTAGCGATCTTGGCAGAAACACCAAAACTCCGTAATATGCCTTAAACCATACAGTTGATAGTTGACAAAATCTTCCGCCACTCTCTTCACTGTCAACTGTCCACTGTATTACCTTGTTATAAAAACATTCATTAACCAAGACAGCGGCGAATTGTTGCTTCTAGTTCTTCAATAATATAGGGCTTCTTGATATATTCCTTACATCCTGCACGCAAAAAGCGTTGCTGATCTTCTTCTCTGGCCATTGCTGTCACCGCCACAATAGGAATTTCCATTGTTTCTGGGTTTTGTTTTAAGCGCGATACCACCTCGATTCCATCCAAATCGGGCAGCATCATATCTAATAAAATCAAGTTTGGTTGATAATTTTGTGCCATGATCACTGCTGTTTGACCATCAGTTGCTGTAATGTGAGAACACTCAATCAACATGAGTAACTGTGCCAATAGCTGCAAATTATCTTCATTGTCATCTACAGCTAAGACTAACGGTTGTCTAAGCTGATCCTGCTGAGGACTATTCGAAGAACTTTGCAAATTCATATTCATACTTAGGAAAAGCCGCAAAAGCGTATGACTAATTTTTGTAGCCGCTGCGGCGAGGCATTCCCCAAGTGGTGCATAAAACAGCACTTGCAATGGACTGGCTCGCAGTCTATCCACCAATTTCGCAATGGTCTGTTGTTGGCGGAGAACATAGCAACCTAGTAAAAGGACTATATAATCTTTCTAATTTTACAATATTGTTATAAATAAATACATCTTTAGACAGAAAAATTTACGACTCTAGCCAGATTGACATTGCCTCAAAAGCTAACATTATTAGATAATGTCTTATATTTCTATCACTCGATGTAATTATCTGTCTTTAGGCTGTTTGAGTATGCGAGTAGAATTTGATAATTTATTGAGGCGTTATTCCTATTAATATATCTCTCTTTATTGATAAGTTTATGGAGGAAAAAATTCCCACCAATTGCACTCAGCTAGAAGCGATTTTAGCGCAACAGATTCAAGCTTTATATTTTAATCAGCTAGGACATTTACCCGAAAAAGTTGTCTGCAATGTATCAGACCAAAATTTAACAGTTATAGTTGAACATCCAACAACTCCACCTGAAAGGATTCTTATAGAAAATCGTAAAAACGATTTAGCGCAAGAAGTTAGTTGGAATTTATATAAAGCTATTGAACCACAACTCAAACAATTAATCGAGCAAGTTCTTAAAGTCCCTGTAGTAGATATGCTTGGCAGTTCTAATACCGACTCGGATCGGACTAGCATAATTGTCGTTTTAGCTGCTAAGCCAGTTTAACCACAACTAAGCTGTGGCGGCGGTGGGACACAAGTAGCGGAAAATCAGATCTTCTAAGTCGTCTAGCATATAGGGCTTAGTGATGTAACCGTCGCAACCAGCCGCCATGATGCGATCGCAATCTTCTTCTTTTGCTAACGCTGTGACTGCAATGATAGGAATATATTGGGTTTGCGGGTTTCTTCTCAAATGATATAAGACTTCGACGCCATTTAAATCTGGTAGCAAAATGTCTAATAAAATTAAATTTGGCTGGTACAGCTGCGCTAAAGACAAAGCTGTCTTACCATCAGTGGCAGTAATGCAGGATAAGTTGCTACCTTTCACCACTTCGCTAACTAAACATAAGCTATCTTCGTCGTCATCTACGGCGAGAACAAGTGGCTGGTTAACTGCCTGTTTGTTGCTTGCTAAGAGTACTTCCAACTTTACTACTCCATTTAGGAAGGTCTTCAATCTGTGAGGCAGTCCTCACAAAAATCACGATCGAGGCACTCCCTAAGCGGCGAAGGACGGCGCTTACAGTGGACTGGCTCGTAGATAACTAACCCACTCATTACATTCTGTGCATGGGGTCGAGTGAAAAGCGGGACAAGCTAACACGATTTGAATTTGTTTTATCTTCTCTAGTTCAGTTTAGACTGAATTAATGTCTAAAATGAGAACTCCTTAAACTTACGCAACATACTCAACTGTTGCAGTAAAGTTCTTACATCTAAACAAATACAGGGATTTTTAGCTACATCATTTTCTACCTTTACAACTCGTTACTCTATTTAATAATTTTTTAATATCTTACCTGCTACTAATTTTTTTTGCAACCGCAAAAGCCTAAGTTTCAAATATCTTATATGTAAGCTGCGATCGCCGCTTGATAATGGTTACGCTCGATACACTAGGCAAATTTACTCAGAAATAATTAACGCTTCTTTACACGATCTTTTTATAATTAAGATGGTAAAAAAAGCGATAATTTAATAAGAAAAAGCGATTATGGGAGCAAAATAAAAATTTTCCGTAATGAATTTATCAAAGAGGTCAGGTAATGGGTATCGCTACAATTAATCCCGCAACAGGGGAAACGCTGAAAACGTTTCAGCCGCTGACCGATGCCGAAATTGCAGCTAGACTGAAACAAGCACAAACAGCCTTTGAGCAGTATCATTGGTTGTCAATTGCCGAGCGATCGCAGTTTATGCAGGCTGCGGCAGAGATATTAGAGCAACAAAAAGCGGAATACGCGAAATTAATGACCCTAGAAATGGGGAAACCGTTACAAAGTGCGATCGCCGAAGTTGAAAAATGCGCGTTGGTATGCCGTTATTATGCAGAACATGCTGCTGAGTTTCTCACAGATGTCGCCGTCAAAACAGACGCAAGTCAGAGTTTTATCCGCTATCAACCGTTAGGAATCATTCTAGCAGTTATGCCGTGGAATTTTCCATTTTGGCAAGTTTTTCGATTTGCAGCACCCGCGTTGATGGCAGGAAACGTAGGCATACTCAAACACGCGTCGAATGTACCGCAGTGCGCATTAGCAATTGAAGATATTATCCAACGTGCGGGT
This window contains:
- a CDS encoding DUF2294 domain-containing protein, producing the protein MDSSTPTRGQIERALSQRIQALYRNQLEHQPSRISCQIFDEKVAIILEDSITQPEQLLVNTGQEELAQEVRSEIDEALKPQIQSIIEEVVGVGVVDLLSNAKLDTGRTATVAILAETPKLRNMP
- a CDS encoding response regulator; the encoded protein is MDRLRASPLQVLFYAPLGECLAAAATKISHTLLRLFLSMNMNLQSSSNSPQQDQLRQPLVLAVDDNEDNLQLLAQLLMLIECSHITATDGQTAVIMAQNYQPNLILLDMMLPDLDGIEVVSRLKQNPETMEIPIVAVTAMAREEDQQRFLRAGCKEYIKKPYIIEELEATIRRCLG
- a CDS encoding DUF2294 domain-containing protein translates to MEEKIPTNCTQLEAILAQQIQALYFNQLGHLPEKVVCNVSDQNLTVIVEHPTTPPERILIENRKNDLAQEVSWNLYKAIEPQLKQLIEQVLKVPVVDMLGSSNTDSDRTSIIVVLAAKPV
- a CDS encoding response regulator; translation: MEVLLASNKQAVNQPLVLAVDDDEDSLCLVSEVVKGSNLSCITATDGKTALSLAQLYQPNLILLDILLPDLNGVEVLYHLRRNPQTQYIPIIAVTALAKEEDCDRIMAAGCDGYITKPYMLDDLEDLIFRYLCPTAATA